TCTTTTGGCCCACGACTGGGCCCAAGACAATGGTGTGAAAGTGTGTGCGGTCACGGTGGATCACGGCTTGCGCACAGAATCTGCCGACGAAGCGCGACAAGTTGGACTTTGGCTCAAAGCGCGGGGGATAGAACACCATATTTTGACCCTGAAATGGGACCAAAAGCCCGCCGCCCGCCTTCAAGAACGCGCGCGCCAAATGCGCTATGACGCTTTGACACAATGGTGCAGGTCCCATGAGACGGACCAGGTGTTGGTGGCGCACCATTTGGAAGATCAAGCCGAAACCGTTTTGATGCGGATGCGCAAAAAGTCAGGCTTGATGGGGCTGGCCGGAATGCGGCGTTGTTTTGAACGCGATGGATTGCTTATTCACCGTCCCTTGTTGTCAGTGAAAAAATCGCGACTGTTGGCGACTTTGGAAAGGCGCAATCAAGACTGGGTTGAAGACCCGTCCAACTACAACATGGCGTTTGAACGGGTGCGTACGCGCGAAATGTTGAAGCATTTGGCGGCAGAAGGGGTTCATGCACAACGTTTGGCCGCAACGGCTGAGGCGCTGGGCAAGCTGCGCGATGTTCTGGAAGGGGCTGCAGACCCCCTGATTGTAAATCAGGTGAACGGCGTTCCCGTCACCTTGGACCGGGACCAACTGTGCCAAGCGGAGCCCGTGGTTCTCAATCTTGCACTGGCGCAGGTGTTAAAACAGGTGGGTGGTCAGGCCTATGGCCCGCAAGCAGATAAGCTGGAACGTCTAAGTCGTTGGGTTTGTGGGGTTTCTTCCCAGCCTGCACGAACTTTGGCGGGGTGTGAACTGCGCCGTGCAACGCACCAGGGGCGGGATGTCTTGACGATCCAGCCCGAACGTCCGCGAAAAGCTGTGCAAAAGGTGGGGCAATCTGATCAAAAAGTGTGAAACCGCCCTTGCCCCGATGCCTCAAAACGCTTAAATCCATGGGAACACGAACCGTCAATACTGCTTTTGAGGGCCTATTTTCCTCCCAAACAGTTGTGAAGCGCTGAAATTCAGGCTTTTATAGGAGCCCAACATTGATTGGAGCGTCTGTGGAAGCGCACTTTTGCGTCACATCGAGACGGTCAAACCATGACCGTTCGCGACCCGACTAAGGGGCGTGGACTTAAGAAAGGAAGTTGCCTTGAACTTCAGCAGAAACATCGTTTTCTGGGTCATCATCGCCGTATTGCTGTTTGCTTTGTTCAACGTGTTCCAAGGCGGTCAGCGCCAGGGCGCGGCGGCTCCGATGGTGTATTCCGATTTCTTGGCCGCAGTCGAAGCCGGTGAAGTGGCCGATGTCGCCATCAAGACCGGTAAAGCGGGAACGCAAATCACCGGTCATATGACGAACAAAACCACGTTCTCGACCTATGCGCCGGACGATCCCAAGCTTGTGGAAACGCTGTCCAAAAGCGGCGTGAAGATCGCCGCACTGCCGTCGGATGATGGGCAATTTTCCTTCACCGGTATGTTGGTCTCTATGTTGCCGTTCTTGATTTTGATCGGTGTGTGGATTTTCCTGTTCCGTCAAATGCAAGGCGGCGCAGGCGGCAAAGCAATGGGCTTTGGTAAATCCAAGGCTAAGATGCTGACCGAAAAACAAGGCCGCGTGACGTTTGAAGACGTCGCTGGCATCGACGAAGCCAAGCAAGAGCTGGAAGAAGTCGTCGACTTTTTGAAAGACCCGCACAAGTTCCAACGCTTAGGCGGTAAAATTCCGAAAGGCTGCTTGCTGGTTGGCCCTCCGGGCACCGGTAAGACGTTGTTGGCGCGCGCCATTGCGGGCGAAGCGAACGTTCCGTTCTTCACCATTTCCGGTTCCGACTTTGTCGAAATGTTCGTCGGTGTCGGTGCATCGCGTGTGCGCGATATGTTCGAGCAAGGCAAAAAGAACGCACCGTGCATCATCTTTATCGATGAGATCGACGCTGTGGGCCGCCATCGTGGCGCTGGTCTCGGCGGCGGCAATGACGAGCGCGAACAAACGCTCAACCAATTGCTGGTGGAAATGGACGGGTTCGAGTCGAACGAAGGCGTGATCTTGATCGCGGCCACCAACCGTCCCGACGTTTTGGACCCGGCTTTGCTGCGTCCCGGTCGTTTTGACCGTCAAGTCACCGTGCCCAACCCCGACATCTTGGGCCGTGAAAAAATCTTGAAGGTGCACATGGGCAAAGTTCCGTTGGCGCCTGACGTCGATGCACGAGTTGTTGCACGTGGCACGCCCGGTTTTTCCGGGGCCGACTTGGCCAACTTGGTGAACGAAGCCGCTTTGTTGGCGGCGCGTGCAGGCAAGCGCGTGGTCACCATGTCGGACTTTGAATCCGCGAAAGACAAAGTCATGATGGGCACGGAACGCCGGTCCATGGTGATGACGGACGAAGAAAAGCAGCTGACGGCCTACCACGAAGCCGGTCACGCCCTGGTCGGTATTCACATGCCGAAATCCGATCCGTTGCACAAAGTTACGATTATCCCGCGCGGACGTGCGCTGGGTGTAACCATGAACTTGCCGGAACGCGATCAATACACGTTCTCGCGCGTTCAATTGGAAAGCAAGCTCGCCATGATGTTTGGCGGTCGCATGGCTGAAGAACTGATCTTTGGCGAAGAAAACGTGACCACGGGTGCCGGCAACGACATTCAACAAGCCACCGGCATGGCGCGGCGCATGGTGACTGAGTTCGGGTTCTCCGACAAGCTGGGCCGTTTGCGCTACACCGACAACGACGAAGAAATTTTCTTGGGCCACTCTGTGACCCAGCACAAGAACGTGTCGGAAAAAACCGCCAACCTGATTGACGAAGAAGTGCGCCGCTTAATCGACGAGGCAGAAACCCACGCGCGTCGCATTTTGACCGATCACAAAGATCAGTTGGAAGCCGTCACTCAAGCCCTGTTAGAATACGAAACGCTTTCGGGTGATGAAGTCAAAGACTTGATCGATGGTAAAGGTGTCCATCGTCCGGATCCGGATGATTCGCCTTCGGACGGCGGGCGCAAAGCATCCGTGCCGACGTCCGGCAAGGGTGCTGCGAAAGAAAAGAAAGACGACAGCTCCGGTGGTTTGGGCGCAGAGCCCCAACCGGAAGGTTAACGGAGCGGCTTAATCGGAAAGCCCCGCCTGCTCGACAGGCGGGGTTTGCCGTTTTCGGGGGAAGACCCGGGGGAATGTTATGACCAAAACGTTTGCAGGTTTCGAACTTAACCGCCCGTTGATCATGGGCATCGTCAACGCCACGCCGGATAGTTTTTCCGACGGCGGTGAGCATGTCGGTGTCAGCGCCGCCGTCGAACACGGCTTGCGCTTGGTGGACGAAGGCGCGGACATTGTCGATGTCGGTGGCGAAAGCACGCGTCCCGGGGCTGAGACGGTTTCCATCGCCGAAGAGCTGGATCGCACCATCTTAGTGGTCGAACGTTTAGCTGACGCGGGTGTGTGTGTGTCCATCGATACGCGCCACGCGGTGGTGATGGAAAGTGCCCTGGCCGCCGGGGCGGAGATCGTGAACGACATCACCGCGCTCAACGGCGACCGACGTTCCATGGACGTTGTGGCCAATGCCAAAGCTTCGGTGGTCTTGATGCATATGCAAGGCAAACCCGGTAACATGCAGGCTGATCCTTTTTACGACAACGCGCCTCGTGAAGTTTTTGAATACCTGTTCGAACGTGTACAAGCCTGCGAAGAGGCGGGCATTCGCCGTGACCGTATCGCGCTTGATCCGGGGATTGGGTTCGGAAAATCCTTGCAGCACAATCTTGAAATTATGAACGAGCTTGGCATGTATGAACGACTGAACTTGCCGGTTCTGATGGGACTGTCGCGCAAAAGCTTCATTGGCGGCGTGACGGGTGAGCAAAACCCGAAGAAACGCTTGCCCGGATCCATCGCGTCGGCTTTGGCCTGCGTGCAGCGCGGCGCACACATCCTGCGCGTTCATGATGTCTTGGAAACCAAACAAGCTCTGGACGTTTGGACGGCGATTGACTTGTCCTGATTTAGGGCTTGAAAAGAACCGTAACCAAAATTTACCCCTGTTTAAGGTGGATTGGCGTAAAAGTAAGTCAAATAGTCACAAAAACGAAACGTTGAAACTATGACACGCAAACTCTTTGGCACTGATGGCATTCGCGGCAAAGCGAACGAACACCCCATGACGGCGATGACAGCTTTGATGGTGGGGCAGGCCGCTGCGCTGCACTTCAAACGCGGCGATCACCGCCACCGTGTGATCATCGGCAAGGACACACGTCTTTCCGGTTACATGTTGGAAAATGCTCTGACGTCTGGATTTTTGTCCTGCGGCATGGACGTGATTTTGTCCGGGCCCGTGCCGACGCCGGCGGTGGCGATGCTGACGCGTTCGCTGCGTGCGGATTTCGGCGTGATGATTTCGGCAAGCCACAACCCTTACCACGACAACGGCATCAAGTTTTTTGGTCCCGACGGCTACAAGCTGTCTGACGACGTCGAGATGGAAATCGAAAAGCGTCTCGACAGCAACATGGCCCCCGAATTGGCGGACGCTGCCGATTTGGGCCGGGCCAAGCGCCTGGACGACGTGGTGGGACGCTATACCGAATACGTCAAACAAACCTTCCCCAAACAGTCATCCCTTGATGGGATGAAGATCGTTTTGGATTGTGCCAATGGTGCCGCTTACAAAGTCGCGCCCGAGGTCCTTTGGGAACTGGGTGCGGAAGTCGTCAAGATCGGCGTGTCGCCCAACGGCTTCAACATCAATGACGGATGTGGATCAACGGCCACCGAAGCCATGCAGGCGGCTGTGGTCGAACACGGGGCTGACATTGGCATTGCGTTGGACGGCGACGCGGACCGGGTTTTGATTTCGGACGAAAAAGGCCAGTTGGTCGATGGCGATCAATTGATGGGTTTGATTGCTGCCGACTGGAACTGTTCAGGTCTTTTGAAAGGCGGCCATGTGGTGGCCACCGTCATGTCGAACTTAGGGCTCGAAAAGTATTTGGAAGGCCAAGACGTCGGCCTTAAACGCACCGGCGTCGGCGATCGTTACGTCGTCGAAGAAATGCGCCGCTCGGGCTGTAACGTGGGCGGGGAACAGTCCGGACATATTGTTTTGGGCGATTATGCCACCACGGGTGATGGTTTGATGGCGGCGTTGCAGGTCTTGGCGGTGTTGAGCCGCAATGGAAAGCCTGCGTCCGAGGCGTGTCGCTTGTTCGATCCGTTTCCGCAGTTGCTGAAAAACGTGCGCTTCCAAGGCACATCACCGTTGGAACTCGACAGCGTGCAAACGGCCATCGGCGATGCAGAAAAACGCCTGGATGGTACAGGCCGTGTCTTGATCCGCAAATCCGGGACCGAGCCCCTGATCCGGGTCATGGCCGAAGGCGAAAACGAAGGCCTGGTTGCCGAAGTCGTGGACGGTTTGGTCGATCTTATTTCCAAATCGGCGGCGTAAGATGGAAGGCCGTGTTCTCATCATAGCGGGATCGGACTCTGGCGGTGGTGCGGGCATTCAGGCCGACATCAAGGCCGTGACGTGTCTGAACGGCTTTGCCATGACGGCCATTACCGCACTGACCGCCCAGAACACCTTAGGCGTTCATGGGGTCATGGAAGTCCCCGAAGACTTTATCGCGCAACAAATTCAAGTCGTGTTGGAAGACATCGGTGCCGATGCCATCAAGATCGGCATGCTGCACCGTGCGCCTGTGATTGAAGCCGTTGCGAACGCGCTGGACACTTACGGTAAAGATATTCCGGTGGTTCTGGACCCCGTGATGATCGCCAAAGGCGGGCATGCGTTGTTGGAAGACGACGCGGTGGAGGCTTTAAAGACACATCTGATTCCACGTGCGGCTTTGCTCACCCCGAACATCCCCGAAGCCGAAGCGTTAAGCGGCATCAAAGTAGATGCTGTGCAGGACTTCGGCCCCGTTGGTGAACGCTTATGCAGAATTGGTGCACAGGCGACCTTGATCAAAGGTGGGCATATGGACGGCGACAACGTGGCCGACATTTTGTGGCGCGACGGGGTGGCGCCTGTGGTGTTTGAAACCTTGCGTATCGACACCCAACACACCCATGGCACGGGGTGCACCTTGGCATCAGCGGCAGCGTGTGGATTGGCACAAGGCTTCAGCCTTGTCGAAGCCATCGCGCGCGCCAACACCTATGTGCACAAAGCGATTTTGTCGGCGCCCGGATTTGGCAAAGGGCACGGCCCTTTGGACCATGCCCACACCGTCCAGCCGATGGAAGAGTAACTGACCTACATCACCATGGTCTGCGTCAGCGGTTGAGCTGATTGCGGCGTGTTCGACAAAACGTCGCGCACTTGCTTTAACGCAGACGTCAGCTTTTCCCGCGACGTGGCGGAGCCCAAACACAAACGCAGCGCACGCGGTGGGGTGGGTTGCGTGGTAATGAACGATTCCGGCCCCGCCATAATAATGCCCCGCTGGCCCAAAATACGGATGACTTCGTCCGCGTAGTGGTCTTCGGGAAGATTGAGCCACATGTGCAGCCCGGTGGGCTGGTGGGCAAAATCGTATCCTTTGAAGACTTCATAGGCGATGGCGTTGCGTGCCAGCATTTCGTCTTGGTGCCAACCGATGATTTCTTGAGCGATGCCGGAGTTGACCCAGCGCGTGGCAATTTCACCCATCAACGGCGGAGCCATCCAGCCCGTAATTTGCACGGCACGCGTCAGGGCGGCAAACAAAGCTTTGGGTGTGAGCATAAAGCCCACACGCAAGCCCGGGGCTAGGCTTTTGGCAAAGCCCGTAATGTAAATTACGTTGTCGGGGGCCAGTTGGGCGAGGGGGGGATTGCGGTCTTTGGGCTGAAAACCATAAACGTCGTCTTCGATGATGATGAAGTTGTGACGCTTGGCGATGTCGGCAATGGCGTGCAAACGTTCCATGCTCATCACCGCTGTGGTGGGGTTTTGGTGCACAGGCATGAAGTAGCCGACACGTGCGCCCGATTCGACAATGGCGGCTTCGAACGCATCGGGACGGATGCCTTCTGCGTCCATGGCGACGGGTTTCAGGCGGGCCCCCATATGGCCGGCCAAGGACGTCATGCCGGGATAGGTGAGCTCTTCGCACAACAACACATCTCCGCCTTTGATGAGCCCCAAAGCACAAGCCGACATGGCGTGCTGAGCGCCGCTGGTGAGAACTGTGTTTTCCACTGCGATATCCAGCCCGACTTGACGGACAAGTTTAGAGATCGCTTCGCGATGCGCCGCTAAACCCGGGGCGGGGTTGTATTGGGTGAGCACATCCAAACCATCCGCTTGGGACAACTCGCCAAGCGTTGCCGCTAAGGCTTTGGCCTCAGGGCCACGAGAGGGGCGGTTCATGGACAAATCGATGGAGGTGTCATCCCCATAGTCGTGATCAATGCGGTCGTTGTTGCGGTGCACGATTTGAGACTGAGTTTCATACGGATTGGGAAACACCCTGCGCAGTTCGCTCTGGTCGATGACGAACGTGCCGCTGCCGACCCGTCCGCCAGCAACGCCCCGGCGCTGCAATTCGGCGTAGGCCCGGGTGATGGTGCCGACCGTGACACCCAATCGATAGGCCAAGTCCCGGTGTGTGGGCAATTTTGTACCCGCTTCCAAGACATTTGCATGAATGTCATCACTGATGGCGTCAGCAATGATGCGATATTTAGGGCCAATGCGGCCTTCGATGCTTGGAGAATAGATTGTCATGGTGACAATAATCGCATTGACCCCCTTTTGTGTCAAGCGTATTGTCAAATTGTCTTTAATTCTAAAGAGGGTTTACCCCATGAACCGCGATAATTGTACCGATACATTTAATGGTATCGATTTTACGCCGGCTCTGCCCCTCACGTGGCACAGCTGGCTCGATGATGGCAAGCAACTGATGGTTCGCGAGCTGGCTCGCGCTGTCGTCACGCTAAAGACTTGGATGACGCGTTCGCGTTCGCGCCGCCATTTGGCTGGGCTTGATGCGTATCTGCTCGACGATATCGGCTTGACGAAAGCTCAAGCTGTACGGGAATCCGAAAAGCCGTTTTGGCAAGACTGATCGATCGGACGCGTTGAATGAGCTCTGAGACTTCTTCGTCATCACGCGCGAGGGTCGAAGGCCTTTGGCTGGCAGCAATGCCCGGCGTGTTCGTGCTTCTTTGGAGCACGGGCTTCGTCGGTGCAAAGCTGGGCCTGCCCTATGCTGAGCCTTTCACGTTTTTGTTCCTGAGATATTTCGCGCTCGTCGTCATTTTGGTTCTGGTGGCATTTGCCTTTCGTGCCCCTTGGCCCAAAGGCATCGCCACGTGGTGGCACGTTGGTGTTGTCGGAGTCACTGTACACGGCGGCTATTTGGGCGGTGTGTTCTACTCTATCTATGCAGGCTTGCCCACCAGTGTCACAGCAATCATCGTTGGCCTTCAGCCTTTGTTGAGCGCCGTGGGCGCACATATGTTCTTAAGTGAAAGAATCAGGGCTCGACAATGGTTGGGGCTTGTCCTGGGATTGTTGGGAGTGGCTCTGGTGTTGGGTGATAAGATAACGCTCAACATCGATGGCTATTTGGGGCCTGTGTTTGCGGTATCGGCGTTGTTTTGCATGACGTTCGGCACGATCTATCAAAAGCGTCACAATGAACAAATGGATTTGCGCTCAGGCTCGGCTATTCAGTTCGGTGCTGCGGCCATTCCAACGGGCATCGGTGCCGTTTTGTTTGAAACCCGTGAGGTGGTGTGGTCGGGTGAGTTTATTTTTACGCTGTCCTGGTTGACGATTGTCATATCCATTGGTGCAATCACATTACTGTTTATTTTGATCCGCCAGGGGGCTGTGGCGAAGGTGGCAAGCCTGTTTTATCTGGTCCCTCCCGTCACAGCCGTATATGGCTGGTTGATGTTTGGAGAAACTTTGTCGGCGCTGTCTTTGGTCGGCATGGCTGTGGTTGTTATGGCTGTGGCTTTGGCCACTCATTCAGTCCCTGAGCAAGAAGGAGAAACCCATGGATAATGGGATGTTGAACGCAACGATTGTCGAGCTGGAAGCGACCCGGGCCGTCGTCTACCGCCATATGTCGCCAACGCCGAGCTTTCCTTGGCCGTTGTTGTCCAAACGCACAGGGGCGGACGTTTGGGTGAAGCATGAAAACCACACGCCCGTGGGCGCATTCAAAGTGCGCGGCGGCTTGGTTTTTTTGTCGGGCCTCAAAGCGACCCAGCCGGATCTCGAAGGCGTGATTTCCGCAACCCGCGGCAACCACGGTCAAAGCTTGGCCTACGCAGCTGCCAAAGTCGGCATGAAAGCCGTCATCGTTGTGCCGCATGGCAACAGCCCGGATAAAAACCGCGCCATGGAGGCCTTAGGTGCGGAACTCGTCGTTCACGGCAACGACTTCCAAGAAGCTTTGGAGTACACCCAAAGCCTCGCCAAAGAACGCAATCTGTACATGATCGGCCCGTTTGAAAAGCCGTTGATGCGCGGGGTTGCGACCTATGCGTTGGAGCTGTTTGAACAAGTTGGAAACTTGGACACCGTTTATGTGCCCATCGGTATGGGATCGGGCATTTGCGGATTGATCACGGTTCGCGATGCCTTGGGCCTCAAGACCGAGATCGTCGGCGTGGTCGCTGAAGGCGCACCTGCTTATGCCCAGTCCTTTGAAAAGGGCGAGGTGGTTGCGACTGAGAAAGCCGAAACCCTCGCCGATGGTGTGGCGTGTCGCGTGCCGAGCCCCGAAGCGTTTGAAATTATCAAAAACGGCGCCGCGCGCATCGTGCAAGTCAGCGATGATGAGATTTTGGACGCGATGGCGTACTATTTTACCGACACCCACAACATGGCCGAAGGTGCCGCTGCGACACCGTTGGCGGGGTTGATGAAAGAAAAGGATTTGCAAACGGGCAAAAAGGTCGGTTTGATTTTGTCCGGCGGCAACGCCGACGCCTCGACATTTGCCAAAGCCTTGGAGCGCCTCACAAAGGATTGAGCCATGACCGAAGAATTGTTTCGAGAAGATTCCTATCTGCAATCGTGCGAGGCCACCATTACAGCCGTGGTCGAAAACGGTGTGGTCTTGGACAAAACCGTGTTCTACCCGACCGGCGGCGGTCAGCCGGGGGACACGGGGGTATTGAAACTGTCTTCTGGGGCAGAGTTGAGCGTCACCGACACGCAAAAAGGGGAAGCGCCGGGCACGATCGTTCATGTCTTGGCTGAAGGTTCTGATCGGCCCAATGTCGGCGATAACGTGAGCGCTCAGATCAATTGGGAACGGCGTCACAAACACATGCGCATGCACACAGCCTTGCACCTGTTGTGCGCGCTGGTGGATGGCCAAATCACAGGCGCGCAAGTAAACGAAGCCAAAAGCCGTATCGACTTCAATATTCCCGAAAAGCCGGACAAAGAAGCGTTGAGTGCCGGGCTGCAAAAATTCATCGACGACAACATCACCGTGACCCAGTCTTGGATGACGGACGAAGAACTGGACGCTGAGCCTGACCTGGTGCGCTCTATGTCCGTGCAGCCGCCACGTGGCACCGGGCGGGTGCGCACCATCAATGTGGAAGGGGTCGACTTTCAACCCTGCGGCGGAACGCACGTCAAAGCGACGGGAGAAATCGGCGCCATGCGCATTGGCAAAATCGAAAACAAAGGCAAACAAAACCGCCGCATCAACATTCTGTTCGACGACTGCGTTTCATGACCCAATCTATTCCACTTTACCAAATCGACGCATTTACTCAGGACGTCTTCGCCGGAAACCCGGCAGCCGTTTGTCCGTTGGACGACTGGCTGGACGATAAGGTTTTGCAACAGATAGCCCGTGAAAATAATTTATCCGAAACCGCCTTTGTGGTTGCGAACACAGGTGGGAAGACCGACTACAAACTGCGTTGGTTCACCCCGACGTTTGAAATTGATCTCTGCGGTCATGCGACACTGGCGACGGCATGGGTACTGTTTCATGAATTGGGTGAAGACAAGGTAGAGATCAGTTTTCAAACCGAGCAGCGTGGCGTGTTGACGGTCGTACGTGGCGACGGCGGTTTGATCTCAATGGATTTTCCAGCGATGGCCCCGCGTCCGGCGCCACACCATATGCGCCTGGAACAAGCCATCGGCGGCCCGGCGCGAGAATTCTGGACTGCGCCCAACGGCATGCACATGGCGGTTCTGAGCCGCGCTGATGACATTCACGACATACGCCCGTCCATGGCCGCCATTGCCGAAATGGGGGACAAAGGCCTGATCGTGACCGCTCAGGCGGAAGGCGAGGGGGGTGTTGATTTCATCTCGCGCTATTTCACCCCAAAAGAAGGCATTGCCGAAGACCCGGTTACAGGTGCGGCGCATTGCGTGCTTGCTCCGTACTGGGCGAAGCGGCTGAAAAAAGACCAGCTTCATGGCCGCCAGGTTTCCAAACGCGGGGGCGACGTGTTTTGCGAAGTGAGCGAAAAACGTGTGAAGTTGTCCGGTTACGCGGTGCTCTATCTTAAGGGCGAAATCATCCTGTAATGCATTCAGTTTAGGTTCAGGGTCTTGGAGTCATGCTGATGGGTGTGATAGTTATATTCCAATCGGCCCCAAAGCCTGTGGCCAAATAAACGTCTGAACGAATTGAGAAGTGCTTCCATGAAACGTCTATCCGCTCTGTTTGCCAGTCTTTTTGCCTTTGCAGCTGTGTTGGCCACGACACCGGCCCAGGCAACTTTGTTGGGCGACGATTCTCACATTCAGTTGAAACACATCATGGCCCAAGTCCAAGGTAAAAAAGGGGCGATCACCAACCCGATCCGCCCGTTGACGCCGATTTTGACGGTGCCCAATGGTGAGCACGTGGCCTTTGTCTGCCAGCGATCACCGCGTGCTGCGGAAGCTATTCTCTATTATTTCTCCAAATATCCAGCCCCTTTGGATAAAAAACGCCGTGTGGATTTGGATGCTTTGAAAAAGCAAAAGGATAGAATTGCA
This sequence is a window from Magnetovibrio sp. PR-2. Protein-coding genes within it:
- the folP gene encoding dihydropteroate synthase, with product MTKTFAGFELNRPLIMGIVNATPDSFSDGGEHVGVSAAVEHGLRLVDEGADIVDVGGESTRPGAETVSIAEELDRTILVVERLADAGVCVSIDTRHAVVMESALAAGAEIVNDITALNGDRRSMDVVANAKASVVLMHMQGKPGNMQADPFYDNAPREVFEYLFERVQACEEAGIRRDRIALDPGIGFGKSLQHNLEIMNELGMYERLNLPVLMGLSRKSFIGGVTGEQNPKKRLPGSIASALACVQRGAHILRVHDVLETKQALDVWTAIDLS
- a CDS encoding DMT family transporter — its product is MSSETSSSSRARVEGLWLAAMPGVFVLLWSTGFVGAKLGLPYAEPFTFLFLRYFALVVILVLVAFAFRAPWPKGIATWWHVGVVGVTVHGGYLGGVFYSIYAGLPTSVTAIIVGLQPLLSAVGAHMFLSERIRARQWLGLVLGLLGVALVLGDKITLNIDGYLGPVFAVSALFCMTFGTIYQKRHNEQMDLRSGSAIQFGAAAIPTGIGAVLFETREVVWSGEFIFTLSWLTIVISIGAITLLFILIRQGAVAKVASLFYLVPPVTAVYGWLMFGETLSALSLVGMAVVVMAVALATHSVPEQEGETHG
- the thiD gene encoding bifunctional hydroxymethylpyrimidine kinase/phosphomethylpyrimidine kinase: MEGRVLIIAGSDSGGGAGIQADIKAVTCLNGFAMTAITALTAQNTLGVHGVMEVPEDFIAQQIQVVLEDIGADAIKIGMLHRAPVIEAVANALDTYGKDIPVVLDPVMIAKGGHALLEDDAVEALKTHLIPRAALLTPNIPEAEALSGIKVDAVQDFGPVGERLCRIGAQATLIKGGHMDGDNVADILWRDGVAPVVFETLRIDTQHTHGTGCTLASAAACGLAQGFSLVEAIARANTYVHKAILSAPGFGKGHGPLDHAHTVQPMEE
- a CDS encoding threonine dehydratase → MDNGMLNATIVELEATRAVVYRHMSPTPSFPWPLLSKRTGADVWVKHENHTPVGAFKVRGGLVFLSGLKATQPDLEGVISATRGNHGQSLAYAAAKVGMKAVIVVPHGNSPDKNRAMEALGAELVVHGNDFQEALEYTQSLAKERNLYMIGPFEKPLMRGVATYALELFEQVGNLDTVYVPIGMGSGICGLITVRDALGLKTEIVGVVAEGAPAYAQSFEKGEVVATEKAETLADGVACRVPSPEAFEIIKNGAARIVQVSDDEILDAMAYYFTDTHNMAEGAAATPLAGLMKEKDLQTGKKVGLILSGGNADASTFAKALERLTKD
- a CDS encoding aminotransferase-like domain-containing protein, which gives rise to MTIYSPSIEGRIGPKYRIIADAISDDIHANVLEAGTKLPTHRDLAYRLGVTVGTITRAYAELQRRGVAGGRVGSGTFVIDQSELRRVFPNPYETQSQIVHRNNDRIDHDYGDDTSIDLSMNRPSRGPEAKALAATLGELSQADGLDVLTQYNPAPGLAAHREAISKLVRQVGLDIAVENTVLTSGAQHAMSACALGLIKGGDVLLCEELTYPGMTSLAGHMGARLKPVAMDAEGIRPDAFEAAIVESGARVGYFMPVHQNPTTAVMSMERLHAIADIAKRHNFIIIEDDVYGFQPKDRNPPLAQLAPDNVIYITGFAKSLAPGLRVGFMLTPKALFAALTRAVQITGWMAPPLMGEIATRWVNSGIAQEIIGWHQDEMLARNAIAYEVFKGYDFAHQPTGLHMWLNLPEDHYADEVIRILGQRGIIMAGPESFITTQPTPPRALRLCLGSATSREKLTSALKQVRDVLSNTPQSAQPLTQTMVM
- a CDS encoding DUF1127 domain-containing protein — encoded protein: MNRDNCTDTFNGIDFTPALPLTWHSWLDDGKQLMVRELARAVVTLKTWMTRSRSRRHLAGLDAYLLDDIGLTKAQAVRESEKPFWQD
- the ftsH gene encoding ATP-dependent zinc metalloprotease FtsH; amino-acid sequence: MNFSRNIVFWVIIAVLLFALFNVFQGGQRQGAAAPMVYSDFLAAVEAGEVADVAIKTGKAGTQITGHMTNKTTFSTYAPDDPKLVETLSKSGVKIAALPSDDGQFSFTGMLVSMLPFLILIGVWIFLFRQMQGGAGGKAMGFGKSKAKMLTEKQGRVTFEDVAGIDEAKQELEEVVDFLKDPHKFQRLGGKIPKGCLLVGPPGTGKTLLARAIAGEANVPFFTISGSDFVEMFVGVGASRVRDMFEQGKKNAPCIIFIDEIDAVGRHRGAGLGGGNDEREQTLNQLLVEMDGFESNEGVILIAATNRPDVLDPALLRPGRFDRQVTVPNPDILGREKILKVHMGKVPLAPDVDARVVARGTPGFSGADLANLVNEAALLAARAGKRVVTMSDFESAKDKVMMGTERRSMVMTDEEKQLTAYHEAGHALVGIHMPKSDPLHKVTIIPRGRALGVTMNLPERDQYTFSRVQLESKLAMMFGGRMAEELIFGEENVTTGAGNDIQQATGMARRMVTEFGFSDKLGRLRYTDNDEEIFLGHSVTQHKNVSEKTANLIDEEVRRLIDEAETHARRILTDHKDQLEAVTQALLEYETLSGDEVKDLIDGKGVHRPDPDDSPSDGGRKASVPTSGKGAAKEKKDDSSGGLGAEPQPEG
- the glmM gene encoding phosphoglucosamine mutase, producing the protein MTRKLFGTDGIRGKANEHPMTAMTALMVGQAAALHFKRGDHRHRVIIGKDTRLSGYMLENALTSGFLSCGMDVILSGPVPTPAVAMLTRSLRADFGVMISASHNPYHDNGIKFFGPDGYKLSDDVEMEIEKRLDSNMAPELADAADLGRAKRLDDVVGRYTEYVKQTFPKQSSLDGMKIVLDCANGAAYKVAPEVLWELGAEVVKIGVSPNGFNINDGCGSTATEAMQAAVVEHGADIGIALDGDADRVLISDEKGQLVDGDQLMGLIAADWNCSGLLKGGHVVATVMSNLGLEKYLEGQDVGLKRTGVGDRYVVEEMRRSGCNVGGEQSGHIVLGDYATTGDGLMAALQVLAVLSRNGKPASEACRLFDPFPQLLKNVRFQGTSPLELDSVQTAIGDAEKRLDGTGRVLIRKSGTEPLIRVMAEGENEGLVAEVVDGLVDLISKSAA
- the tilS gene encoding tRNA lysidine(34) synthetase TilS, producing the protein MNPGSRADTPLTAEEFSQLVRACRPVEAVLPNTIAVAVSGGADSMALCLLAHDWAQDNGVKVCAVTVDHGLRTESADEARQVGLWLKARGIEHHILTLKWDQKPAARLQERARQMRYDALTQWCRSHETDQVLVAHHLEDQAETVLMRMRKKSGLMGLAGMRRCFERDGLLIHRPLLSVKKSRLLATLERRNQDWVEDPSNYNMAFERVRTREMLKHLAAEGVHAQRLAATAEALGKLRDVLEGAADPLIVNQVNGVPVTLDRDQLCQAEPVVLNLALAQVLKQVGGQAYGPQADKLERLSRWVCGVSSQPARTLAGCELRRATHQGRDVLTIQPERPRKAVQKVGQSDQKV